In Mus caroli chromosome 19, CAROLI_EIJ_v1.1, whole genome shotgun sequence, a genomic segment contains:
- the Slc16a12 gene encoding monocarboxylate transporter 12, which translates to MTKITRVSLASPPDGGWGWMIVAGCFLVTICTRAVTRCISIFFVEFQTYFAQDYSQTAWIHSIVDCMTMLCAPLGSVVSNQLSCQAGIMLGGLLASTGFILGSFATSLKHLYLTLGVLTGLGFALCYSPAIAMVGKYFSRRKALAYGIAMSGSGIGTFILAPVVQLLIEQFSWRGALLILGGFVLNLCVCGALMRPITLKEDRSVPEKNHNRESQREDCKQASLYSPLTKECTETRLCCSLQQEYGFLLMSDFVVLAVSVLFMAYGCSPLFVYLVPYALSVGVSHHQAAFLMSILGVIDIVGNITFGWLTDRRCLKNYRYVCYLFAVALDGLCYLCLPMLQTFPLLVPFSCTFGYFDGAYVTLIPVVTAEIVGTTSLSSALGVVYFLHAVPYLVSPPIAGWLVDTTGSYTAAFLLCGFAMIFSSILLGFARIVKRMKRTQVPFPVKDSDPKLQLWTNGSVAYSVARELDQKDEEPLPKARSGCNLT; encoded by the exons ATGACGAAGATAACTAGAGTCAGCTTGGCATCCCCTCCAGATGGAGGCTGGGGCTGGATGATAGTGGCTGGTTGCTTCCTTGTTACCATCTGTACCCGGGCAGTCACCAG ATGTATCTCCATATTTTTTGTGGAGTTTCAGACATACTTTGCTCAGGATTACTCCCAAACAGCATGGATCCATTCCATTGTAGACTGTATGACAATGCTCTGTG cTCCGCTTGGGAGTGTTGTCAGTAACCAGTTATCCTGTCAAGCGGGGATCATGCTGGGTGGCTTGCTGGCATCTACTGGTTTCATCCTGGGCTCATTTGCCACCAGCTTGAAGCACCTCTACCTCACCCTGGGAGTTCTTACAG GTCTTGGATTTGCACTTTGTTACTCTCCGGCAATTGCCATGGTGGGCAAGTATTTCAGCAGACGGAAAGCCCTGGCTTATGGGATTGCCATGTCAGGCAGTGGCATTGGTACCTTCATCCTGGCTCCTGTCGTTCAGCTCCTCATTGAACAGTTTTCCTGGCGAGGAGCACTGCTCATTCTTGGCGGGTTCGTTCTGAATCTCTGCGTCTGCGGCGCTCTGATGCGTCCAATTACCCTTAAAGAGGACCGATCAGTCCCAGAGAAGAATCACAACCGTGAATCTCAGAGAGAAGACTGTAAGCAAGCATCTCTCTATTCACCTTTGACCAAAGAATGTACAGAGACCCGTCTTTGCTGCTCCTTGCAGCAGGAATACGGTTTTTTACTGATGTCAGACTTCGTCGTGTTGGCTGTCTCTGTTCTGTTCATGGCCTACGGCTGCAGCCCTCTCTTTGTGTACCTGGTGCCTTATGCTTTGAGTGTCGGAGTGAGCCACCATCAAGCTGCTTTTCTCATGTCCATCCTTGGGGTGATCGATATTGTTGGCAACATCACATTTGGCTGGCTAACTGACAGAAG GTGTCTGAAGAATTACCGATATGTTTGCTACCTCTTTGCCGTGGCACTAGATGGGCTGTGCTATCTGTGTCTTCCAATGCTTCAAACCTTCCCCCTTCTTGTGCCTTTCTCTTGTACCTTTGGCTACTTTGATGGGGCCTACGTTACCTTGATCCCGGTAGTGACTGCAGAGATAGTAGGGACCACCTCTTTGTCGTCAGCACTTGGCGTGGTCTACTTCCTTCATGCAGTGCCATACTTGGTGAGCCCACCCATTGCAG GATGGCTGGTGGACACGACGGGCAGCTACACTGCAGCCTTCCTTCTCTGTGGATTTGCCATGATATTTAGTTCCATCCTGCTTGGCTTCGCTAGAATTGTCAAGAGAATGAAGAGAACACAAGTGCCTTTCCCGGTCAAAGACTCAGATCCCAAGCTGCAACTGTGGACCAATGGATCAGTGGCCTACTCTGTAGCAAGGGAGTTAGATCAGAAAGATGAGGAACCCCTGCCTAAAGCCAGGTCTGGTTGCAACCTCACGTGA